ATCGTTATCACTACTAGAACCAGATGAACTTTGCCATGGATTGGCTTCATTAAATTTTGCAagcattttcttcttttttcgcttttttcgttttcttttagattttatatctttatcgatttctttcattataacTTCTTCTTCACTTTCGTTCTGTAAAGtacatataatttacaataatgatacaaaaataattagataagCGCTTTTTCGcgctatttatatttatttaattattaaatatatatactttttgttttcttctttttttcttatctgtagtgtccttcttctcttttacttcagttaatgcttcttcttctattctccTCCTATCTGCTGCCTCTTTAATCTTTAATTGGGCAATTCTTCTTGATTGCCTAACAGGTGTTTCAGTTTGTAGTACACCTTCTTGTTGTTCAGGTGCAATATCCCTTCCTATTTCTAAACCCAAAACCATTTTTCCtgtaaataaaagatgatgctataaatatttatttttatttaattaattaatttaattacccttatatctaaattttttatttttttttttattcgtcatataaatatcattcttatatttaatattacttatctcgttaaaagaaaaaagaaggaaagaaaataaattagcaATAAAAGTTGCAAGGGTCGTTGaacttacttttctttctctttttttgagaCGAAGATGGTGTTGTCTCCAATGAAGAAACATTGATAGGCGTACCCTCAAGTTGCACGTTAGGAGATTCTTCCGACGTTTGATTTACATTGACTCCTCCTGAATGCTTCGGACGCGAACGTCCACCGCCTCTGCAACGTCGTCTCCTGCCTTTTGGGCGTCCCCTATTTTTACGTCCCATTGGAATAGAACGCGTAATTGTAAGATCATCGCTACCATCTTTATTATCCTCTGCTATTTTACATTTCACAGCCTCATCCTCCGAGCTTATAGTTACAATACGACTCTCTTCGACCGACTTGCGCAATTGTTTATCTGGTATACGTTTTGCacgtaattttattcttttaccccccatcatttcttcttcttcttcttgtttttctcctAAATCTTCGGAATTCGAATCTTGTGCGCTATTACGTCGTTTTCGTGAAACTTTCGTAGTTTCTGAACCATCCAACTTCCAACCTTCGTATACGAGTTCAGAAACTGATTTAACGCGAATACCTATTTTTGCATTAGTACCATCTTCACcaatgtttatatttaaaccTTTCAATGTATCATCTTCGGTACATGCTAGTGGATCAGGCTCTTCTGATGGTGCATCAAACACATTTTCATGATCAGCTCCTATAGAATCATCTGACGATACTGTAACTGCTTTGACTTCAACATTTTGAATTTCTGAAagatcctttttattcttcaaatCTAAATTATCTTTTGGTAAAACGTCGTTTTTAAAATTGTCTCCAACATCAATATTACTCATAACTGCATTGTACGTATCTGTAATAGGTGGTATTGTTAAGGAATCATTTACTTTGTTAAGTATGTTGCCTTCAAGtttcaattctttcttttcaattacAGTTTCCATCTTCGTTTCCGATTGTGAATTATACTTTACGTCAGTGGATAAAGTTTCTACAAAAGGTTTTATATAAGGCGGTTTAGATTTTAATGGTGGTACATCTTCAACCTGTGAGGTATCACTCGCTCTTTTATTACCTTCTTTCttaaaatcatttcttataattcctaatacttcttcttttttttcagatatttGCTCCTGTTCAGCACAGGCTGCCATAGTGTTCTGTATATTGATTACagatttgttataaatattatccttatttgtattggaaatattaataaaatcagtCTGTTTACTTTTATCATCGCTTATATCATAGGAGACAGTTGGCTTATTAGCAATGGAATTtgtatgatttatattatcagAAAGATTACTGTCTTTTAACTCTGCTAATGAATGAGTTTCATAACTTTGTGATGCTTGTTGTATATCATTGTCTAATTTAATTGTAGAAGTATTTGATACAGACTGATTAATTGTTTCAACTGCAGTAGTTTCATTTACAGTATTATCAATGTAGTTATTCCCTTTTGTTTCAAACTTATTTTgctcattttcattttccagaTAATCTGCTTTTAATCCCTGATATTGTTGCGATTTTGGTAATACTTCTGCAACCTGCAATGtcatttctttacttttagcAATGTTATCtttatcgtttatcttttctacAACTTGTTGATCCATAACACTTACGGAATGatctaatatatttgtttgatcATCCATGTCACCCGATCCACTATTTTTTTGAACTTGTATTAAATTAGCAGTATTTTCTGTATTGtctgtatttttattactatctaACTTTTCAAGCACAGAGTTATCTATGTCTTGCACTGACTGAGTAGAAGccttattttcattttgtaattttgttattGTGGTCTCATCTAAAATGCTTTTATTGTTCTGAGTATTGTTCACATATTCTTTGACAATTTGATTAGAAGTAATTTGAAACTCTGCTTGagttttttcatttacaaatGTTTGTGAGTGAGAATGATCTGATGATGCCGACAGTATTGTTGATGTAGTATTATTTAGTTTGCTAGAACTATCAAGAGGAGATGCATTATGTAATTCTATATCCTCCCTGTATTCGTCTTTGCTAGATGCATCGCttgtttgttcatttttacttGTGTCACTGCATTTAACATCATCACTACTTACTTCAGTATTTCTTTTGTTGAAAATATCACTTACTTTTTCTGAATTAGTATTACACGtttccttcttattctctACTTCGTTTTTAGTAGAAATCTTATCAGTTTCGATTTGTAAATTTGATTCTAACTCTTCTTTATTCTGTACAAATTGCTGTGGCTCTTCAagtaatgtataatttttgtcGCTTATACATTCCTGTTCAATGTTTGtgttttttgtaattttgttaTCATTTACTGGATGCTCTTCTGCAGAACAATTAGGGATATCTGTAGATTCATATTCCTCTAACGTATCTGCCTCAAAAACATCGTCGCTGCCATCCTCATTAGAATCGTTACTATCATAATTCGCTACTAAAGATTGTTTATTAAGtgaatttttttcagattcctttgaaattaaatttatttcactttgtacattttgtttttcagTATTATCCATATCTTCTTTTAACTTTACATCTGTATTTTCATAACTACTATTACTTATGGCCGTTTCAGATTTCTCTGTATATGTTTCAGTTATTTGTACATTATCACTTTCCTTATCATTTGTTCTACTATTTGAATCTTTTTGTTCAACAATTTCTACAGTAATAGGGGAATTATCATCCTTGTCAATTGCTGTAGAAGTATTTAGTGCACTTGTCTGATTTTCTGTGATAGGAGGTAAATCATTTTGcatagaaaaattatcttctttttttgtattttgatcattcaacaaattttcattGCAAACCGTTGATTTCTCATCATCGGGTGGTGTTGTTATCTTTTCATTAGATAGAACTTCATTAGATGAAGTTTCTTCCACCTCTTTTGAGGATTCATTAGATTCTGACATTCTGTCGTCAATTATCATATCTTCATTTGAATCTTGATCAATACAAGAACTTGGATTTTCTGATACATCATCGGCATATTCATTTACACTTTGATCCATACTagatgaataattttcttttaatgatgGTATATCGTTCGTTTCTGCAGATTtcataatagaaatattagataCTATTGGTGCTAATACATTAAATGCACTATTACTTGTTTTAGCTGAGAATGGATTTTCGATTTGTTGGGATACTATCGGTATGTTGGTATTGTcttgcaaaaatatattttgaacgGATTTATCGTTCGAACTACTTATAACAGAAGCAAAtgattctttattatattcttgCATACATGCAGAACTGCTAACAGTTTCATTGTCGATAAGGTCAGATTCAGGAATATCTTCGGAAGTATTAGTTTTGTCGTAAGAATTGGTTAAgtgtttctctttaatttcttctgaATCTCCTGAACCTTCGTCTTGCACTCCTAAATCTGACAATGCATCATTTCTTTCACTATTTTTATCATAGTTGACTGACATTGAATCAGCATCCGAACTAAATtgtcctttcattttttcagtATCAGTATCCATTGATTGTTCCTCTTGCGTATCAAATTCAGACAAATTATCGTTCTTATCGCTGTGTTTATCGTAATTTTCTCTACCTAAATCTACCTCGTCTTTTTTAAGAGCTTGAAATTCGTCAGAGACATGATCTACTTCTTGTACTCCAGCAGAGCTATGTACTTCTTGGAAATTCGGAGACGGAATTAAATCCGTAGattctatattattagtattatccTCACATGCACATTCCTGTAGATTTTTCGATTCCATTTGTATATCTTGATTCTGATCTTTATTACACGGTGACATACACGTTGTATGTTCGGTTGTATCTGTTGTTGGTTCAGATTctgttttttctataatctcatgagaaatttcttctttggAAGATTTATGTTCAGCTTCATTCTCAGAGTAAGTACTGAGTGGTTCTGTGTGTTCTTGTATGTTGTCTGATGTGTTAAGGTTGACATCCTTTTCAGGACTTGTCGATTGATAAGATCTGTCATCTATAAATTTCGATTGATCAGTTGTAGTGCTTTCACTGTGCTGTGCTGTATGCTCAGTCTTCGTATCATTATCATTCACAATTATCTTCTTATGCTGAAGATCTGGACTATTTGTTAATGATTCCGCTGTATTtaacgtaatatttatattattagtaataaagGATTGTGAAACAACGTCTGTAGACTCAGATTTTTCGGGTTTTACAATACTTTCTTCCGATTCTTCTTTGTCATTGGCATAAGCAGATTCTTGTACAGTGTTCGATTGTAAATCTTCATCTATTTGAGTAGTTGTTCTTGGTACATCAATCGCATTGTGAGCACTTTCTTCATTTGAGTTCCATGTATGACTCGAACCCTCCAGTTTCTCCCTTTTGTCATTtgcacaatatatattatgagaATCAAACGAACTGgcttttaatgaattattgttTGTTTGAGTAACATCAAATTCTTCCGATTTATATGACAAAAGTGTATCTTCTGAAGGTTTGGAAGAAGAAACACATTCATACTGTAATGTGTCAGATTTACATTGAATCGATGTTGTGACAACTTGATCCGACTGAGTTTCCAAATCTACAGACTTTGAAGTATATGAAATGCAATTTGgtccaaaaaaaaatcttggtGGCGATGCAGATTTTGGTTTACATTCGTTATCTACCTTGTGTAAAAATTCGGAATTTTGTGTAACTATGTTACTTGAATCTGAAACATTTGTAGAAACTTTTTCACTGCTTAATGAATAGGGTACAAGCATGGTATTTGTACTAGACTCCAAACCTTCTGAAGTATCGGCCTGACATGAAGATATAGAGGAATCGCATTGTATGGTTTCCAATAATTTAGAATTCTCTTTAGATTTTTTTGAATTGCTATCAATCGTATCTGTATCAGTAACGTTAGATTCTATACTATTTTGATCTAGCGTACTAACTTCATTGAAAGAATTTGCATTCATCTTCTCATTTAAGTTATCAGTGCTAGAAAGGCATTCAAAACCGACTTTTGACAAAGATAAGTCTTCGCTTGTCTGTAAAGTGTTTTCATCTTTATTGCTACATTTCTGATCGCTAGTGCCTTCTTTGGGAAAATACTGTTCCTTCTGTGATATGTCTTCTTCATTTGATATGATACTACTGTCGCACTCTGTTTTTTCTGCTGGTTTACCTACGTCCCACCTCGATAATCGTTTAATAGAACCACTTGTACTTTTCGGAATTATTTGAACGCCCAGAGTTGGTTTAAATTTTGGCTTCTCTTGTGTAGAGCCTACTACTTGACTGTCGTTAATATCAACGTTAGATTGGGAATAATTCCTATTTAACCTTACAGAGTTTTTGCTTGTCTCCATAGAAGCAGTTGAAACTTCCTTTATaagattttcttcatttaataTCTCACTTGAAGATAAAGCAGCAGTTGCTGAGTCAGCTTCACTTTTTGATTGGttgctttctttattatcagtTGACGTGTCATCACCAGGATTACCTGTTTCGCATTCAACTCCGGAACCCTCACCGTAGAAAAACATAACAGGTTCTTCTATAGGTTCACCAACTCCAGGATTGACAGCGTCGCAATCACTACCAGATCCTTCACCCTGAACCATCATTAATGGTTCTTCAATTGCTTCACTTGTTTCTTCTCTCCAACTACTATTGAGCATTGTTCTTTTATCAATGGATCCTCTAATGGGTATTACATCTGCCCTTATTCTTTTTAGAATATCAGATTGCGCATCATCCCCCTCTAATGGCCTTTTTATAGAAGTTGGACCCATTCGTAAAGCTGTTATTTTACTCGGATCTGGTAGTAACGCGTAACTTGGTAATCTATGCTCCTCTTTAGGAGGTAATCTAGCAGTGCTGTGATACGCAGTAGCAGACATTTCATAGGCTGTAAATGGCATTTGTCGTTTACTTAAATCTGCTACCATAGCATGATTACGCATCATCACTGCTCTAGCATCATAGGATAGATTTTGCACGTCTGGTTTGTTCGATTTCTTGGTACTCAAATCCATTTCTCTATGTTGAAAATTTTGAGATCTATATCCAGGTGTAGATAAATCCATGCTTTTGGTGAATTTTCGACTAGAAAGATCAATTCCCGAAAAATCCATGGGACTACTTTGTTCATTTACACTTTCCCAACCACGAGGTGATGTAGATAAATCCATACCTCTATGTCCTCGAAGTATAGCAGGTTTTTCAGGTTGACCTCTTGGACAAAAATCTTGTGGTAATCTGTCATCATCTCCATTTATTGTAGAATTAAGCATACCCCCAGATCTTGCCAGATTCTCTGCTATTTTTTCCAATGACTTTGTTCCACTTGGCTTTTCGAGTTTTTCAGCTTGCATTCTCACAAGATTTGCAGCTAATTGATCTATTGGTTTAACAGACAATTTACTGTGTCCAGATGTAATATCTGTAGATGTAAAAGAAATGCTATTTTTACcagataatttttctaaagattTCATTACAGATTCTGTTGTTTCCTCCATAGTATTATgctttttagatatatttattggGGTACTAATAGACAATATATGATTTGCGTTCTTTTCTTCCTGCACCTGTTTCAAATCTGCGATATTTACAAGTTTAAGAGGAGAAGTGATGACAGGTGTTTCTATTGATTTCAAAGGTACTAATTCTTCATTggtaattttattgatatttgatttcgttaaattttcaGATTTGACAGATTCCAGAGGCTTAGAATCGGATGCATGAGATATAATGGTTTCTTCCGATAaggttttcttttcattaattttctcagTCGGTATATGAGCACTTCCATTAGTCACTTTTGCAGTACTTACAGGTTGTATGTTTGATTTTAGAACTTGATCTTGTGCTACCTCTAAAGAATCATCTTCCTCTGTATTTTGTTTGGAACTTTCATCATTGGTTacatcttcgtcttcttcatcttcttcttcatcgtcatcttcttcatcctcttcttcctcctcctcctcctcctcctcctcctcctcttcttcttcctcttcctcttcctcatctatttcttcctcctcgttCTCAACTTCAGCATTATCTTGATCAGCGATAATAGCATTTCGTTCTCGATCATCTTCAACGTTTTCAAGATCATCTTTTTgttcatccttttcttctaAATTATCATTATGAGTGCCATTTTGTTGTATAACTTCATCTTCTTCCAAACTGGGTGATGTAGTTATTTGGCCAGTGTCTATTATAGGTTTTTCAGAAATTTCTAAACTATTACTATCTTCGTTAATTGGTATCGATTCAGCTTCACCATTTGACAGAGTGTTTATTAGATTAACAACGCCATCCCGATCTCTAGTATTGgaaagtatttatattaatgtacAGCAATATTAAATAAGAGTATTATATAAGCAAAACTTACTTAGCCACTAGTTCCCAATTTTCCTCATCTAAATCCTCCCTGTATACTCTAATATTACACTCTTCATCGAGCTGACACCAATAGGCTAATCCAGTTTTGTCCCTCCCTAATGGTTCCACACGTAACTCATCAGCTGCGAGCTTATTTACTTCATTTTTAAACTTTTGATTCAAATCGAACTGTGTTTCCAAGAGTACCtatgataatgattataatattaacagAACTATTAATATACAAGTAAACATCACAGATAATAgcaatgatataaaaaaaaatatatatgtatatcaatgtACCTTAAGTAGACGTAATTTAACAGCAATACGAGCTTTCTTGTAACCAAAACGTTCAAGTTCCCACCCATCCTGATTCGAATAAGTATGACAAAATTTGACCAATGCTCGCTCCCATTTCTCAGGAGACACTGTCTTACGTGTTTTTCTTAGTAATTTGATGTGTAAATCTACTAATTGTTGAGgtactgaaagaaaaataatatctatatgatAAACCAGTACAATTCCAATAAGaatataatgcatatatagaaaaattaaaagaaagtccTGAAAGTCAAAGACAATagaatcataaatatatcaaaagtaaaaagaactttttttatataaaagaaataaataaaatttatatccaaAACTATTActtctttaaaagaaatagtgatatttaataaatgcgCAAAACTCGGTTTATAAAAAGTCTCTCGTAAAAGAAACTATTAAATACATTGCGAAAAAGAAGGTAGAGATAACGAAAAGAGAGTAAAATGCCAAGATTTATCTAGAATCGAAATGTCAAAATATATCATGCCTATGAACAAACCGAAATGTGTCCGTAATTCGTAATCACGTGTAACCGCGATTGACAAGAAGGAAGGGAGGTGGCAGCACGGGGCAAAACAACAACACACGACGAAACGATCTCGAGGGTTTATCTGTCAAATCGGTAGTCTTTTGCACCACCcatgcaagagagaaagagacctcGTTGGTTcggagtaaaaaaagaatacgaagaaCACGAATTGCGCGCTTTCCTCGGAGAGATCCACCCAACATTACAAatggaacgagagaaagagagagagagagagagagagagagagaaagagagggggaagagatgaagaaacgaagaaaatagtCGTAGATTCACGATATAGTACAGATTAGCCACAGACCTTGTAGTTACAGTGGAGAGGGATGAAAACAGAGGGAGGTCGTGCGTATTGCGCACGcacatatgtgtatgcatgcatccatacatacgtacatcatccatccatccatctatacatacatacatacatacatacatacatacatacatacgcgtacgCAGGTATACAACCTACGAACGTATATGAATGTGTAGAAGTGGGCAGTCAAATACATAAGAGGCAATTTTCGAACTAACATTCATCTACGTCTTTACAAAGAGTTTCGTTGCGTTACTAACATCGAcagtaagaaagagaatcgtgaaaaaggaaaacaaaactGATGGAGTTCGCGCGAGACTTTTCGTCTGGCGGGGGCGGGTCGGTTATTCTCTGccccctccctctttttcatcCCACTCGCAGAGAGCATTCGTTTTGTCTCactcactccctctctctctctctctctctttctttctcccttgtTCATTCGTTCTCTTACATGAACCATGCGCGAGCGCGCGTATTATACAGAGAGACACATATACGCATGTGACAAGCATATacacagaaagaaagactCAAAGAAGAggagtagcagcagcagcagcagcagcagcacgaGCGAGCGcgagtgcgcgcgcgcgcgcgcgcatataCGTACGCGCACTACGaacgacgaaacgaaacgaacgaacgcggTGGTAAGATAGAAGGAATATACACAGATAATTTTGACTCACCTTCCTGCGTgttttcgatcatttcttgCAACCTCGCGATGTCCGGATAGACTATGCCACAGGATTTGCCGAAACACTCGAGGAAGGAGCAGATCACGGCGAAATTTGGGTCACTCGCGC
Above is a window of Vespula vulgaris chromosome 4, iyVesVulg1.1, whole genome shotgun sequence DNA encoding:
- the LOC127063174 gene encoding uncharacterized protein LOC127063174 isoform X1, which gives rise to MASDNEASCASDPNFAVICSFLECFGKSCGIVYPDIARLQEMIENTQEVPQQLVDLHIKLLRKTRKTVSPEKWERALVKFCHTYSNQDGWELERFGYKKARIAVKLRLLKVLLETQFDLNQKFKNEVNKLAADELRVEPLGRDKTGLAYWCQLDEECNIRVYREDLDEENWELVAKDRDGVVNLINTLSNGEAESIPINEDSNSLEISEKPIIDTGQITTSPSLEEDEVIQQNGTHNDNLEEKDEQKDDLENVEDDRERNAIIADQDNAEVENEEEEIDEEEEEEEEEEEEEEEEEEEEEDEEDDDEEEDEEDEDVTNDESSKQNTEEDDSLEVAQDQVLKSNIQPVSTAKVTNGSAHIPTEKINEKKTLSEETIISHASDSKPLESVKSENLTKSNINKITNEELVPLKSIETPVITSPLKLVNIADLKQVQEEKNANHILSISTPINISKKHNTMEETTESVMKSLEKLSGKNSISFTSTDITSGHSKLSVKPIDQLAANLVRMQAEKLEKPSGTKSLEKIAENLARSGGMLNSTINGDDDRLPQDFCPRGQPEKPAILRGHRGMDLSTSPRGWESVNEQSSPMDFSGIDLSSRKFTKSMDLSTPGYRSQNFQHREMDLSTKKSNKPDVQNLSYDARAVMMRNHAMVADLSKRQMPFTAYEMSATAYHSTARLPPKEEHRLPSYALLPDPSKITALRMGPTSIKRPLEGDDAQSDILKRIRADVIPIRGSIDKRTMLNSSWREETSEAIEEPLMMVQGEGSGSDCDAVNPGVGEPIEEPVMFFYGEGSGVECETGNPGDDTSTDNKESNQSKSEADSATAALSSSEILNEENLIKEVSTASMETSKNSVRLNRNYSQSNVDINDSQVVGSTQEKPKFKPTLGVQIIPKSTSGSIKRLSRWDVGKPAEKTECDSSIISNEEDISQKEQYFPKEGTSDQKCSNKDENTLQTSEDLSLSKVGFECLSSTDNLNEKMNANSFNEVSTLDQNSIESNVTDTDTIDSNSKKSKENSKLLETIQCDSSISSCQADTSEGLESSTNTMLVPYSLSSEKVSTNVSDSSNIVTQNSEFLHKVDNECKPKSASPPRFFFGPNCISYTSKSVDLETQSDQVVTTSIQCKSDTLQYECVSSSKPSEDTLLSYKSEEFDVTQTNNNSLKASSFDSHNIYCANDKREKLEGSSHTWNSNEESAHNAIDVPRTTTQIDEDLQSNTVQESAYANDKEESEESIVKPEKSESTDVVSQSFITNNINITLNTAESLTNSPDLQHKKIIVNDNDTKTEHTAQHSESTTTDQSKFIDDRSYQSTSPEKDVNLNTSDNIQEHTEPLSTYSENEAEHKSSKEEISHEIIEKTESEPTTDTTEHTTCMSPCNKDQNQDIQMESKNLQECACEDNTNNIESTDLIPSPNFQEVHSSAGVQEVDHVSDEFQALKKDEVDLGRENYDKHSDKNDNLSEFDTQEEQSMDTDTEKMKGQFSSDADSMSVNYDKNSERNDALSDLGVQDEGSGDSEEIKEKHLTNSYDKTNTSEDIPESDLIDNETVSSSACMQEYNKESFASVISSSNDKSVQNIFLQDNTNIPIVSQQIENPFSAKTSNSAFNVLAPIVSNISIMKSAETNDIPSLKENYSSSMDQSVNEYADDVSENPSSCIDQDSNEDMIIDDRMSESNESSKEVEETSSNEVLSNEKITTPPDDEKSTVCNENLLNDQNTKKEDNFSMQNDLPPITENQTSALNTSTAIDKDDNSPITVEIVEQKDSNSRTNDKESDNVQITETYTEKSETAISNSSYENTDVKLKEDMDNTEKQNVQSEINLISKESEKNSLNKQSLVANYDSNDSNEDGSDDVFEADTLEEYESTDIPNCSAEEHPVNDNKITKNTNIEQECISDKNYTLLEEPQQFVQNKEELESNLQIETDKISTKNEVENKKETCNTNSEKVSDIFNKRNTEVSSDDVKCSDTSKNEQTSDASSKDEYREDIELHNASPLDSSSKLNNTTSTILSASSDHSHSQTFVNEKTQAEFQITSNQIVKEYVNNTQNNKSILDETTITKLQNENKASTQSVQDIDNSVLEKLDSNKNTDNTENTANLIQVQKNSGSGDMDDQTNILDHSVSVMDQQVVEKINDKDNIAKSKEMTLQVAEVLPKSQQYQGLKADYLENENEQNKFETKGNNYIDNTVNETTAVETINQSVSNTSTIKLDNDIQQASQSYETHSLAELKDSNLSDNINHTNSIANKPTVSYDISDDKSKQTDFINISNTNKDNIYNKSVINIQNTMAACAEQEQISEKKEEVLGIIRNDFKKEGNKRASDTSQVEDVPPLKSKPPYIKPFVETLSTDVKYNSQSETKMETVIEKKELKLEGNILNKVNDSLTIPPITDTYNAVMSNIDVGDNFKNDVLPKDNLDLKNKKDLSEIQNVEVKAVTVSSDDSIGADHENVFDAPSEEPDPLACTEDDTLKGLNINIGEDGTNAKIGIRVKSVSELVYEGWKLDGSETTKVSRKRRNSAQDSNSEDLGEKQEEEEEMMGGKRIKLRAKRIPDKQLRKSVEESRIVTISSEDEAVKCKIAEDNKDGSDDLTITRSIPMGRKNRGRPKGRRRRCRGGGRSRPKHSGGVNVNQTSEESPNVQLEGTPINVSSLETTPSSSQKKRKKRKMVLGLEIGRDIAPEQQEGVLQTETPVRQSRRIAQLKIKEAADRRRIEEEALTEVKEKKDTTDKKKRRKQKNESEEEVIMKEIDKDIKSKRKRKKRKKKKMLAKFNEANPWQSSSGSSSDNDIDNEDEEEEEEIETEGSLLFKSDHEFSPESDLEKDQESEPLRRARTAQKGQSDVEEADDEYACQKCGKADHPEWILLCDSCDKGWHCSCLRPALMLIPEGDWFCPPCQHNILVSKLRESLKTYDQVTKRHENEVLRKKRLAFVGISLDNVLHKNETQRVQKDLKESSQESENESSSEQSSSASSSETSSSEESEPVYQLRERRCANTYKFNEYDDMINAAIQDEVEAVQGAGNQGRGKDIATIVNAEKEEAQLHQQVEGLQMKGVDEDKNDLEQKSERESDEEYKVEKEEVDEEEEERKRVTKRLLARRKHRKLNSLDISSEDDPESDEDFKGTSSDDEEDFDDHMTSSDESSFTDSRRRGRKGDSRPVRRSTRARITTTYDPDFINDDSEESDRPKRKKSRSMWENSDSEDSDNSWRQRKKKSRTIPTSRYRTTSKVKSKKKKRRKRIIESDNQSDNEEEDEPRSNDQDASENVNAAVIQESEEPTPAKNENEENIANLENVENVENTHNTESVKVEIMENVVANADTLVPPQLDEIVAQKRKKESTPKQKKAPTIRRKIVYGGLPDDNYKQEEEEILDRRSRRRGRKINYQEATATDSEEELKKAIRKTVESEDEFVVNETDDINEDAEKDSDSDIYTPKKEATKFKNKSPKSKKPRKSKSPAAKRKTMVDGVPKPRKKPGPKPGSKNKARKQKLLMGSVIRSTDGQHLDDKDVLSHTMDNPMGELTSKMDEGLPDNVGLTGTTMSVASSFTGDVPEGSLGGLGPGELADLDDEQLEQIMMEDEEYGRRQLELAAIEIAKKKKKEEREAKKLEKARLKALEILAAERQRDPNAPEGTDGEVPKKKKRGRRSKAEIIAEQMRRGGAPALGSPGLANTSPGVMAANSSNMIGLDVASNVSPNINPNLPTVITPEADRTAEGHIPMMTGPDGQLFNPDGTPMKPKRRGRGKGKKTLALEAARAAEAAAKAAAEAGLLGMGTDSNPEVKSSDIPNVLPTPGSSTSGSAPSTPPASGVPTQLPPSTQANAQSVYSSLPPGQQSSVITRMLQSQPVSSNNPQSFTAAAAAMGHKYFGAPNTTGQMMTGPRTGYEMQPRGRIPSPYRQPGQSSMPPHFAAVRSGTPPMRMRVPGPQMYHTPHHPMDPSPSGGGPISISSRDRSSPLAPGPPPMIPPAAGSPLAKGGPTPPPPPPPYVRGGPPISRFTDNPMGPRHQMPPFTNASPVNHAMQQPSPPPNRPPGNFSPYHPPPPPNYHYGAYPPPPPMSTADDAAAYQGSPYPTEHFSSPADNQPQIQAPPQPQPPQSQPPQQQQQPQTHPNDPAAVANKQYDEEGTGEFGGLVSYFSSQREDDLDS